The following are from one region of the Halodesulfurarchaeum sp. HSR-GB genome:
- a CDS encoding twin-arginine translocase subunit TatC produces the protein MSAPGPIDADTARSIESGRQTLGAILKTAQNRLKVVFVAFVVGLFAGVIAMRLYIWPTLKRDLLARGAAVIAQTPFDVILLQVKIGLAVGIIFALPVLLYYSKRPLADRGLIPDLHVPRWKLAIVALMAVFLSTIGIVYAYFLFFPIMFTFLAGNALGAGLAPLYSIVHWTEFILVLALSFGLAAQLPLLMTALSYTEIVPYETFRDKWKYAVIAIFSFGAMFSPPDPFTQLMWAFPLLLLYAFSLYLSKLVTAGKRGRRNLDFFGALRRRLHRVAGTAVLGGGLVYWFYGAGGLELFNGSIRPALPTLVRPGPVPSAAAALGLSPGLALLVVVLIGAVVFAILGALVVLYRATMQAQPEDGLPPKAATGEPAAEPEEPLPDIDEVEGAEAVRALPIEVFAGMSEESALAAAQRAMDDGDPEKAEAIFERFDDAPEELKAEEESGGTFSQTTAGMVNAFTEEETTEDDIGGYYHDIAFILDSLRSRTFHLVGIFMVVMAGLFMFLYRGGIGTIRADFISRIPPEVRPDPAATQWPITLHPVEALVFEVKISMVIGAIVTLPVLFYYAWPALSERGIIRGDRRAVSLWGISIILGIIGGSIIGYLYVAPPIISYLVEDAIRAGMVVSYRVNNFFWMVFFTTAGVGLLADIPISMWLFHRGGIISYERMRRSWRGVVLVIFVFSTFFSSSSIWTMFLLAVPTSAAYVFGLGVLWVVTLGGRRGGKPRSAEPA, from the coding sequence ATGAGTGCCCCGGGGCCGATAGACGCGGATACCGCTCGATCGATCGAGAGCGGTCGACAAACCCTCGGGGCGATCCTCAAGACCGCCCAGAACCGCCTGAAGGTGGTCTTCGTCGCCTTCGTCGTGGGGCTTTTCGCCGGCGTGATCGCGATGCGGCTCTACATCTGGCCGACGCTCAAGCGGGACCTGCTCGCCCGCGGGGCCGCGGTCATCGCCCAGACGCCCTTCGACGTGATCCTCCTCCAGGTGAAGATCGGGCTGGCGGTCGGGATCATCTTCGCGCTGCCGGTGCTCCTGTACTACTCGAAGCGACCGCTGGCCGACCGAGGTCTGATTCCCGATCTGCATGTCCCCCGGTGGAAACTCGCCATCGTGGCGCTGATGGCGGTTTTCCTCTCGACCATCGGCATCGTCTACGCCTACTTCCTCTTCTTCCCGATCATGTTCACGTTCCTGGCGGGCAACGCCCTGGGGGCCGGGCTCGCGCCGCTTTACTCCATCGTGCACTGGACGGAGTTCATTCTCGTGCTGGCGCTGTCCTTCGGGCTCGCGGCCCAGCTTCCCCTGTTGATGACTGCCCTCTCCTACACGGAGATCGTCCCCTACGAGACCTTCCGTGACAAGTGGAAGTACGCCGTCATCGCCATCTTCTCCTTCGGCGCGATGTTCTCCCCACCGGACCCGTTCACCCAGTTGATGTGGGCCTTCCCGCTTTTGCTCCTCTATGCCTTCAGTCTCTATCTCTCGAAACTGGTGACTGCCGGCAAGCGTGGCCGTCGCAATCTCGACTTTTTCGGGGCCCTCCGCCGCCGGCTCCACCGGGTCGCCGGCACGGCGGTCCTGGGCGGCGGGCTCGTCTACTGGTTCTACGGCGCGGGCGGTCTGGAGCTCTTCAACGGGTCGATCCGGCCGGCGCTCCCGACGCTCGTTCGACCAGGGCCCGTGCCCTCGGCTGCGGCCGCGCTTGGTCTCTCGCCAGGGCTGGCCCTCCTGGTCGTCGTGCTGATCGGGGCTGTCGTCTTCGCCATCCTGGGCGCGCTGGTGGTGCTCTACCGGGCGACGATGCAGGCCCAGCCCGAAGATGGGCTCCCGCCGAAAGCGGCGACAGGCGAACCGGCGGCCGAGCCCGAAGAACCGCTCCCCGACATCGACGAGGTCGAGGGGGCCGAAGCCGTCCGGGCGCTGCCCATCGAGGTCTTTGCCGGTATGAGCGAGGAATCGGCGCTGGCGGCAGCCCAGCGGGCCATGGACGACGGCGACCCGGAGAAGGCAGAGGCGATCTTCGAGCGGTTCGACGACGCGCCCGAGGAACTCAAAGCCGAGGAGGAGTCGGGGGGGACGTTCTCCCAGACCACCGCCGGGATGGTCAACGCCTTCACCGAGGAGGAGACGACCGAGGACGACATCGGCGGGTACTACCACGACATCGCCTTCATCCTCGACAGTCTGCGCTCCAGGACGTTTCACCTGGTCGGGATCTTCATGGTGGTCATGGCCGGGCTCTTCATGTTCCTCTATCGTGGTGGCATCGGCACCATCCGGGCGGACTTCATCTCCCGGATTCCCCCGGAGGTTCGACCGGACCCGGCTGCGACCCAGTGGCCGATCACGCTGCACCCGGTCGAGGCACTGGTCTTCGAGGTCAAGATCTCGATGGTCATCGGCGCCATCGTCACGCTGCCGGTGCTCTTCTACTACGCCTGGCCGGCCCTGAGCGAGCGGGGCATCATCAGGGGCGACCGGCGTGCGGTCTCCCTCTGGGGTATCTCGATCATCCTCGGCATTATCGGGGGAAGTATCATCGGGTATCTGTATGTCGCCCCGCCGATCATCTCGTATCTCGTCGAGGACGCGATCCGCGCCGGGATGGTGGTGAGCTACCGGGTGAACAACTTCTTCTGGATGGTGTTTTTCACCACGGCCGGGGTGGGCCTGCTCGCGGACATCCCCATCTCGATGTGGCTGTTCCACCGCGGCGGGATCATCAGTTACGAGCGCATGCGCCGGAGCTGGCGGGGAGTCGTCCTCGTGATCTTCGTATTCTCGACGTTCTTCTCCTCCAGTAGCATCTGGACGATGTTCCTCCTTGCAGTCCCGACCTCCGCGGCCTACGTCTTCGGCCTCGGCGTGCTGTGGGTGGTCACGCTGGGCGGCCGACGCGGCGGGAAACCACGATCTGCCGAGCCGGCGTGA
- a CDS encoding ribbon-helix-helix domain-containing protein, whose translation MPKISVEIPAELLADLDEHVGEDGKFVNRSDAIRASIRKTLDRLDEIDARHDRLEAEDQ comes from the coding sequence ATGCCCAAGATTAGCGTGGAGATTCCGGCCGAACTTCTCGCGGACCTCGACGAGCACGTCGGGGAGGACGGGAAGTTCGTCAATCGCAGCGACGCGATCCGGGCCTCGATCCGGAAGACCCTGGACCGACTCGACGAGATCGACGCCCGACACGACCGCCTGGAGGCCGAGGATCAATGA